Within Polyangia bacterium, the genomic segment CGCTTCCGGCTGCCGCGCGCTCGGCCGCGTTCGCTTGCTGCTGTGGATCCGTGACCAGGTTCAGCGGCGTCAGGTGGATCTCGAGGCGCTGCTCGGCGTCCGCGTCGACGTTCACCGCGCGGTGAACCGACTCGTGCCCCTCGGCCACCACGTCGACGGTCACAAGGCCGGGCGGCACGTACAGCGGCGCCGTCAGCGGCAGCTCGCCGCGATCGTCGCCGCCCACGCGCACGTGCGCGCCCAGCGGCGTCCCCTCGACGCGCAGGCGTCCCAGGTGCGTGCGCACGCTGTTCAACGACTCCTGCAGCGTCGATTGATTGGAGGCGATCCACGAATCGTCGACCGCGCGCAGAGCCTCGGCCAGGTGCGCCTCGGCCGGCGCCCAGCGATGCAACGCGAATTCGACCAGGCCCAGCTGCGCCGCCGAACGCGGTGTCTTGGCGATGTCATACGCGCGCTGGAAATAACCCTGGGCCTTGGAATCCTCGCCCGCCTTGCGCAGGGCCACGCCTTGCTTGATGAGGACCTCGGGATCTTCGGCGGCGCCGGCCGTCCGAGCGGCCAGGACGCCAACCAATAGCAGCGCAGCACGAAATGATGGAAACGGCGACATGACGCCCGATATTAGCTTTTCGGCCACCGCGCGGCAGAGTTTCGCGCGCAAACAAAAACCCGCAACTTGGCGGCGCGCGATCCGATATACGATGCGCCGCCGTGAGCCGCCACATGGAGTGTCCTTGCCCTTAGCCAGCACATTCATGGACCTGGTCCTGGGCGTGGACATCCATTTCGAGATCGTCCCCATGCTGGGTCCGACGCCGATCCCGAATCCGTTCGTCGGCGTGCTGTTCGACAAAGACTCGCTGCTGACCAGCGTCGCCACCAGCTTGATCGAAGCGCTGGTCTCGGGAACAGCGCCCAAAGGGCCGGTGCTGATCAACGGGATGCCGGCGCACACGGTGGGGATGACGGCGAAGAATTCGATGGGCGTGCCGCACATCTTGTTTCCGCCCGGCGTGTCGTGGGCGCCGATGCCGAAGCTGCCGCGCCCGTCGTTCAAGGGACCGCCGCCGCCGCCCGGGCCGCCGGTGGCGCCCGAAGGCGACGCCATCACCGTCTTTGGTTCGAAGACCGTCAACATCATGGGCAGCAGCGCCGTCCGCCTGGGTGACAAATCGATGAGCTGCGGCGAGCCGGTGCGCCTGCCCTCGTCGACGGTGCTGGCCATCCCCAAGGGTCCGCCGGTGAAGATCGGCGGGCCGCCGGCGCTGTCGCTGTCGGACGCGCTGGGCGCGCTGCTGAAATCAAAATGGATCGCCGGGTACCTGCACGATCTGCTGAGCCGCATGAAAGCTGGACGGTTGCGCAATCTGCTAAGCGCGCTGGTGTGTCATCTCACCGGACACCCGGTCGACGTGGCGTCGGGGCGGGTGTTGACCGATCACACCGACTGGGAATTGCCGGGGCCGCTGCCTCTCAAATTCACCCGCCAATATTCGTCGGCCTGGGCCAACCGCAGCGGGCCTCTCGGCCACGGCTGGTCGCATTCGCTGGACCAGGCGGTGTGGCCCGAGCGCGGACGCATCGTCTATCTCGACGGCGAAGGGAGGGAGATCGAATTCGACACCTTCGATTTTCCCGACCACGTCATTCGTCCCGGACAGTCACTGTGGGAGCCGATCAGCCGCCTGACCTTGAAGGCCATCGGCCAGCAGCGATACGAGATCACCACGATCGATGGAACAACGCTGGAGTTCGCGGCGTTGCCCGGCACGCCGGTCGGTGCGCGGCGAAACTGGTCGCGCCTGGTCCGCCAGCGGTCGCGCGATGGACGGACCACCGCCTTCGAATACGACGCTGCCGGGAACCTGACCTGGGTCAAAGACGCCGTCGGCCGTCACGTCGGGTTTGAACACGATCGCGCCGGACGTTTGACGGTGGTGAAGCTGCCGCACCCGACGCAGGCGGGCTGGCTGCCGCACACGCGGTTCACCTACGATGCGCACGATGATCTGGTGCAGGCGACGGACCCGGCGGGCGACACCTGGCGGTTCGCGTACAAGGGCCACCTGCTGGTGCAAGAGACCAACCGCACCGGCCTTTCGTTCTTTTTTGCCTACGACGGTTTCGGCGAGGACGCCTTCTGTGTGCGCACCTGGGGCGACGGTGGCATCTACGATCACGTGCTGGCCTACGACAAGGTC encodes:
- a CDS encoding PEGA domain-containing protein — its product is MSPFPSFRAALLLVGVLAARTAGAAEDPEVLIKQGVALRKAGEDSKAQGYFQRAYDIAKTPRSAAQLGLVEFALHRWAPAEAHLAEALRAVDDSWIASNQSTLQESLNSVRTHLGRLRVEGTPLGAHVRVGGDDRGELPLTAPLYVPPGLVTVDVVAEGHESVHRAVNVDADAEQRLEIHLTPLNLVTDPQQQANAAERAAAGSGNAGWRGVALGAGIGAAVLLAGGAVALLASNGQYDSFNRQVVPGTNNPRCSRSISDHGGADCGDYLSAGDRDRVLAIVGLAGGGALAVTSAILFIASRNANAKKGGNAVACAPTFPQSMGATCAVRF